One window from the genome of Candidatus Chlorohelix allophototropha encodes:
- a CDS encoding PIN/TRAM domain-containing protein: MNIRFFFRLLGMVVFGILGWQLGSAISQDLQAPEQRQLIVLLMLAGAAIGATAAPYFTLVPFSYARKWVKMLPAIDLIASSIGLTLGLVVAGLLTFPLAQLPGLLGNILPVTGAIVFGYLGVSIMVMRKREVFEFLGMNRAASSLPKENANASNNFSRSILVDTSAIIDGRIADVSQTGFIEGTLIIPRFVLNELQHIADSSDPQRRNRGQRGLEMLRKLRKDSVVPIEISEIDTPDVNEVDGKLVKIAKTNHFPVITNDYNLNRVAELQGVKVLNVNELAQAVRPVVLPGEELIVRITQEGKEMGQGLSYLDDGTMIVVENGRRYMNQEVTITVTRVLQTVAGRMIFAQVRNSGYE, encoded by the coding sequence ATGAATATCCGGTTTTTTTTCCGCCTGTTAGGAATGGTGGTATTTGGGATACTTGGCTGGCAACTGGGCAGCGCCATTTCACAAGATTTGCAAGCGCCAGAGCAAAGGCAGTTGATTGTACTGCTGATGTTGGCAGGCGCGGCAATAGGCGCTACTGCTGCCCCATATTTTACCCTTGTGCCTTTCAGTTACGCCCGTAAGTGGGTAAAAATGCTACCTGCCATAGATTTGATTGCCAGTAGTATTGGCTTGACTTTAGGTTTAGTGGTAGCAGGTTTGCTTACTTTCCCTCTCGCGCAATTGCCGGGCTTGCTCGGAAATATTCTGCCGGTTACAGGCGCTATTGTGTTCGGCTATCTAGGCGTATCCATAATGGTTATGCGCAAGCGCGAGGTTTTCGAGTTTCTAGGCATGAATCGGGCGGCAAGTTCGTTGCCCAAAGAAAATGCTAATGCCAGTAATAACTTTTCTCGTAGCATACTGGTTGATACCAGCGCGATTATAGATGGGCGTATTGCTGATGTGAGCCAAACCGGCTTCATTGAAGGGACGCTTATTATTCCTCGTTTTGTGCTTAACGAACTTCAGCACATTGCCGATAGCTCTGACCCGCAACGCCGTAACCGTGGGCAGCGCGGATTGGAAATGTTGCGGAAACTTCGAAAAGACTCGGTTGTACCGATTGAAATCTCTGAAATCGATACGCCCGATGTAAACGAGGTAGATGGCAAGCTGGTAAAAATTGCCAAGACTAACCATTTTCCCGTCATTACCAACGATTATAACCTTAACCGAGTCGCCGAATTACAAGGGGTTAAGGTCTTGAATGTCAACGAACTGGCTCAGGCAGTCCGTCCTGTGGTGTTGCCCGGTGAAGAGCTAATAGTACGGATAACTCAAGAGGGCAAGGAAATGGGTCAGGGCTTGAGTTACCTTGATGATGGCACGATGATAGTGGTCGAAAACGGTAGACGCTATATGAACCAAGAAGTTACTATTACTGTTACCCGCGTACTGCAAACCGTAGCAGGACGCATGATATTTGCGCAAGTGCGTAACTCTGGCTATGAATAA
- the ispD gene encoding 2-C-methyl-D-erythritol 4-phosphate cytidylyltransferase yields the protein MTQNNNTSDKVVAVIVAAGRSTRMAGLDKQFALVEGRPLLFHTVEVFEASPLISEYVIVLNEDNLMRGRALAYEMGLQKLKRIVPGGSRRQDSVWAGLQAFEANPPGWVMIHDGARPFITSQILTDGLAAAQEHGAAVAAVPVKDTIKLVDETGLVASTPARDLLWAIQTPQIFSYSSICEAHRQAIARNLDVTDDAMLLELMGQPVKVYRASYNNFKVTTPEDLVIARQLFTLESQAQNPEPKAVTETVSDKTLPEIRMGQGYDVHRLAKGRKLILGGVEVPFELGLDGHSDADVLTHVIINALLGAAGLGDIGRYFPPTDPIYKDISSLKMLEHVRNLLYERNWQILNIDATVAAQRPKLASYIPSMREALAQVLQIEATLINVKATTTEELGFVGRMEGMEGQAVALLRKR from the coding sequence ATGACACAAAATAATAATACTTCAGACAAAGTTGTAGCTGTAATAGTAGCGGCGGGGCGCAGCACGCGAATGGCTGGTCTGGACAAACAATTTGCACTGGTGGAAGGTCGCCCGCTGTTATTTCATACCGTTGAGGTCTTTGAAGCCTCTCCGCTAATTTCCGAATATGTGATAGTGCTAAACGAAGATAACCTGATGCGTGGGCGTGCTTTGGCTTACGAAATGGGCTTGCAAAAGCTGAAAAGGATTGTACCGGGTGGATCGCGCCGCCAAGATTCGGTCTGGGCAGGTTTGCAGGCGTTTGAAGCTAACCCGCCCGGTTGGGTGATGATTCATGATGGCGCACGCCCTTTCATTACCTCGCAAATACTTACAGATGGGTTGGCAGCAGCGCAGGAACATGGCGCAGCCGTAGCGGCTGTTCCGGTTAAAGATACTATCAAATTGGTGGATGAAACTGGTTTGGTGGCGAGTACCCCTGCTCGCGACCTTCTGTGGGCAATCCAAACTCCTCAGATTTTTAGCTATTCCTCGATCTGTGAGGCGCACCGCCAAGCAATTGCGCGCAACCTCGATGTTACAGACGACGCGATGTTGCTTGAACTGATGGGGCAACCGGTAAAGGTTTACCGTGCCAGCTATAACAACTTTAAGGTAACTACCCCCGAAGATTTGGTTATTGCGCGCCAGCTATTCACACTTGAATCGCAGGCGCAAAACCCTGAGCCTAAAGCTGTGACAGAAACGGTGAGCGACAAAACCTTGCCCGAAATCAGGATGGGACAGGGCTATGATGTACACCGCTTGGCTAAGGGTAGAAAGCTGATTCTGGGGGGCGTGGAAGTGCCTTTTGAGCTTGGGTTGGACGGGCATAGTGATGCCGATGTGCTAACCCATGTGATAATCAATGCGCTGCTTGGTGCTGCCGGACTGGGCGATATCGGGCGTTACTTTCCGCCTACCGACCCCATCTACAAGGATATTTCCAGCCTCAAAATGCTGGAGCATGTGCGCAACTTGCTTTATGAACGCAATTGGCAGATTTTGAATATTGATGCCACAGTAGCGGCACAACGCCCAAAACTCGCTTCTTACATTCCGTCCATGCGCGAGGCGTTGGCACAGGTTTTGCAAATTGAAGCGACCCTCATCAATGTTAAAGCTACCACTACCGAAGAACTTGGTTTTGTGGGACGTATGGAAGGTATGGAAGGGCAGGCAGTCGCGCTCTTACGCAAGCGATAA
- the dtd gene encoding D-aminoacyl-tRNA deacylase, translating into MKAIIQRVRRGQVTVESELVGQCGKGFVVLVGVTHGDVNADADYLANKIANLRIFEDAAGKMNLSALDLEPRGELLVVSQFTLYADTRKGRRPSFLNAALPDVAEPLVHYFVNKIREIGLKVETGQFGAEMLVAIENDGPVTIVIDSAEATDKK; encoded by the coding sequence ATGAAAGCAATTATTCAGCGGGTGCGGCGTGGGCAGGTTACTGTGGAAAGTGAATTGGTAGGGCAATGTGGCAAAGGTTTTGTAGTGCTGGTGGGCGTAACACATGGCGATGTCAATGCTGATGCCGATTATCTTGCCAACAAAATTGCTAACTTGCGTATATTTGAAGATGCTGCTGGTAAGATGAATCTATCGGCGCTTGACCTTGAACCTCGCGGAGAACTGCTTGTGGTATCCCAGTTTACGCTTTATGCCGATACTCGTAAAGGCAGACGACCTAGCTTTCTAAATGCTGCTTTGCCAGATGTCGCGGAACCGTTGGTGCATTACTTCGTCAATAAAATAAGGGAAATCGGATTAAAAGTAGAAACCGGGCAGTTTGGCGCAGAAATGCTGGTCGCGATAGAAAACGATGGGCCTGTAACGATTGTTATAGATAGCGCCGAAGCTACCGATAAAAAATAA
- a CDS encoding DUF6754 domain-containing protein — MAGLSGGTLLSIVIILVFVILYFYIWAQLERKRTVNLRPLTGLNRLRLMVQRTVETGSKVHFSVGNGGLEGEAGTAETLSGISALSSVQQVAARSKGNVITTTNDSITYLMAAATSDAEYVQAGRLQDYKPDQTRFITQQQSAAFAAGLASIIAEPNISGSALIGRIGPEYLLVGDTANRRDIPQVVGTTSTQAMPLAIASAGFENTLLGEEVYAAPAYLSRKPAQLASLQVQDLFRILIIIGILGGVVAATLGFNVGDLFLR, encoded by the coding sequence ATGGCAGGCTTATCCGGTGGTACGCTGCTTTCAATAGTTATTATACTGGTATTCGTAATCTTATATTTCTATATCTGGGCGCAACTGGAACGAAAGCGCACTGTTAATTTACGCCCTTTAACGGGCTTGAATCGGTTGCGTCTGATGGTTCAGCGCACAGTTGAAACCGGCTCAAAAGTGCATTTTTCGGTTGGGAACGGTGGCTTGGAAGGTGAAGCCGGGACTGCTGAAACCCTTAGTGGAATCAGCGCTTTATCCTCGGTGCAACAAGTGGCAGCACGCAGTAAAGGGAATGTAATCACCACCACTAACGACTCGATTACTTATTTGATGGCAGCCGCTACCTCCGATGCCGAATACGTTCAGGCGGGTCGCCTTCAGGATTATAAGCCTGATCAAACCCGTTTTATTACTCAGCAACAAAGCGCTGCTTTTGCGGCAGGGCTTGCATCGATAATCGCAGAGCCGAACATTAGTGGCAGTGCCTTGATAGGGCGGATAGGTCCTGAATATCTGTTGGTGGGTGACACGGCAAATCGGCGGGATATTCCGCAGGTGGTAGGCACTACCAGTACACAAGCAATGCCTTTGGCGATTGCCAGCGCCGGTTTTGAAAATACGCTGCTGGGCGAAGAAGTATATGCTGCGCCTGCGTATCTCAGCCGTAAGCCGGCTCAACTAGCCTCGCTTCAAGTGCAAGATTTATTCCGAATTTTGATAATTATCGGCATTCTGGGAGGTGTAGTGGCGGCAACTCTCGGATTTAATGTTGGGGATTTATTTTTACGGTAA
- a CDS encoding zinc ribbon domain-containing protein: protein MSDRAEQVNKCQACGQINLPTATLCQNCGTPLPRIKAKKDESQLGNQETPTLGGRVNLQQFGQETPTANRRLSRFAEAAAKKRQEKGNESSHTESFDSFSALRSDLPKPTDFSPVEEESVALEELNLDLPAFAPEDFGLLAEELRLPVEEIPPEERPVAAPPLRRSNLPQTGELPDWLSMAQPSGESVFHSSNIEQNSTLEAFSPEETGTFNSAEVLPFELSPSERGFATGSSRVSDTEDLDSGVPEWLRDLTAPSSEKQENRTSSRLRDQPVFVPFPHQTDELVEPTEGLFSQTEKQPRPLRDAPEWLNRNQTEPDSASGKSGIFGDVELEKALEEAFEEGDPKSLARKLLGLDTFELEELPDLSQPNVAGVVRKNSTSELLDSESLPPLEELFIEEENVEESATTLSKETASGQPDANNVPPWGEGVAPWLRGLVLPNYTPSAPTKAEITLAPFNPVAEQQIARQKFIHTDEFDADKPQWVEEAAVSAESTDETRPLSMRELLRQTNELAGPEMLLQEVKSSEDITTPPLIDIHQRPTEEFSLADLDIQQISDSPVNLPEAASSEENLIEQVASLDMPEWLSSEIKATGSQETLDELPAWLKAEIGDEPVTPPPGVMPDWLTTGVQTEKQAQEEEAIPDWLGEISPSEPTSVEEEIPDWLKGLKEELPEEKTIAPVPTEEYPQWLGDVDVQATAKPAEQMPEWLQSPISESATAAPDTQPESAEDKLEPFDLAHFVETEPEVDESSHTVVDASSTSSSEIPEWLGEFEHPQGQAGEEEPPEWLKSMMQGTAPSRKAEEAPKTYSQVGSYALDEQLENIPEWLKDKTEAPVANTAAATPVAQESQIGALLREIALLGDDEQLPVTTPEWLNTEKKPEPEPEPEIPMPLSEIPDWLKDDTANLKGIAQVADVGTLQPNLQMPQVEVATPFEIEGQNFLGDLDVPSWLVQQSQPAVVAPAQPLTQPTPAEFVPGQLPAWLRTVGPTVTEEPDQLTDSVKLVGSLPLVTIPITLAGAEVLNTLLSSPHKIAVEDKKEQKKPLISQAILIRYAGFMVLLLAALLGILLTPLKDASINIQPSTLNFFTAVESLQPNQKVLLAYDWDAEVNGEMRSLSQSVTQHVMAKRSRIVTVSLNPQGPALASQILNELATRPEYGNSATRLYEYGIGYLNLGYRSGNEAALRSLFSNIGALPDYKKGAQASSYPVMQGINGLQDFDMIIVLAGNDGSVRSWVEQLSIQPNARLLLVTPSAVEPFAQPYVFGPPAADTQTIGKFTRPQALLTGLNGAAQYQQLLLDRNISSDRNLNLLQRLNAQTFAALGLVLIIIVVNVVYLSTELRKRRGSA, encoded by the coding sequence ATGTCTGACCGGGCTGAACAGGTTAATAAATGCCAGGCGTGTGGGCAAATAAATTTGCCTACTGCTACCCTATGCCAGAATTGTGGCACGCCACTTCCGCGTATAAAAGCGAAGAAAGATGAAAGCCAGTTAGGAAATCAAGAAACACCTACTCTTGGAGGGCGGGTGAACTTGCAGCAGTTCGGACAAGAGACTCCTACTGCTAACCGTAGGCTCTCGCGTTTTGCCGAAGCGGCTGCTAAAAAACGTCAGGAAAAAGGTAACGAATCCTCACATACCGAGTCCTTTGATTCTTTCAGCGCCCTAAGGAGTGATTTACCCAAACCCACCGATTTTTCACCAGTGGAGGAAGAATCTGTTGCGCTGGAAGAACTAAATTTGGATTTGCCCGCTTTTGCACCGGAAGATTTTGGGCTACTTGCCGAGGAATTACGCTTGCCAGTTGAGGAAATTCCACCGGAAGAGCGTCCGGTTGCAGCCCCACCACTTCGTCGCTCGAACCTGCCACAGACCGGTGAATTGCCAGATTGGTTATCTATGGCACAGCCTTCCGGTGAATCAGTTTTTCACAGTTCAAATATAGAGCAAAACTCTACACTTGAAGCCTTCTCGCCGGAAGAAACGGGAACTTTCAATTCTGCTGAAGTATTACCCTTTGAATTATCCCCGTCTGAAAGAGGGTTTGCTACCGGTAGCAGTAGAGTATCCGATACCGAAGATTTGGATAGTGGCGTACCTGAATGGTTGCGCGACCTTACTGCACCTTCCTCGGAAAAGCAAGAAAATCGCACCTCCAGCCGTTTGCGCGATCAGCCGGTTTTCGTTCCTTTCCCACACCAAACCGACGAACTGGTAGAGCCTACGGAAGGTTTGTTCTCCCAGACCGAAAAACAGCCTCGCCCTTTAAGAGATGCGCCGGAATGGCTCAACCGTAACCAAACTGAACCAGATTCTGCAAGCGGAAAGTCGGGCATTTTTGGCGATGTTGAACTTGAAAAAGCTCTCGAAGAGGCATTTGAAGAAGGCGATCCCAAATCTCTCGCCCGAAAATTACTCGGTCTTGACACTTTTGAGCTTGAAGAACTCCCCGATTTGAGTCAGCCTAATGTGGCTGGAGTGGTTAGGAAGAATAGCACTTCAGAGTTGTTAGATTCAGAGTCGCTACCACCGTTGGAAGAACTGTTTATAGAAGAAGAAAATGTTGAAGAGAGTGCAACCACTCTATCAAAAGAAACTGCTTCGGGGCAGCCTGATGCTAATAATGTACCACCTTGGGGTGAAGGTGTTGCTCCATGGCTTAGAGGGCTGGTTCTTCCAAATTACACACCATCTGCTCCTACTAAAGCCGAAATAACGCTTGCGCCTTTCAACCCTGTTGCTGAACAGCAAATAGCGCGCCAAAAGTTTATTCATACTGATGAGTTTGATGCCGATAAGCCCCAATGGGTAGAGGAAGCCGCTGTTTCAGCAGAATCTACAGATGAAACAAGACCGCTTTCGATGCGTGAATTGTTGCGACAGACTAACGAACTTGCCGGTCCTGAGATGTTGTTACAAGAGGTAAAATCTTCGGAGGATATAACTACACCTCCGTTAATTGATATACATCAACGCCCCACCGAAGAATTCAGCCTTGCCGATTTGGATATACAACAAATATCGGATAGTCCTGTAAATTTGCCGGAAGCTGCCTCGTCTGAGGAAAACCTGATTGAGCAAGTAGCCTCTCTTGATATGCCGGAATGGCTGAGTAGTGAGATAAAAGCAACCGGAAGTCAAGAAACCCTTGATGAACTGCCAGCATGGTTGAAAGCCGAAATTGGCGATGAGCCAGTTACACCTCCACCCGGAGTAATGCCGGATTGGCTTACAACCGGAGTCCAAACTGAGAAGCAAGCACAGGAAGAAGAAGCTATACCCGATTGGCTAGGTGAAATCTCACCGTCTGAACCTACTTCTGTTGAAGAAGAGATACCGGATTGGCTAAAGGGTTTAAAAGAAGAGCTACCAGAAGAAAAAACCATTGCCCCTGTACCCACCGAAGAGTATCCGCAGTGGTTGGGCGATGTTGACGTGCAAGCCACCGCTAAACCGGCTGAGCAAATGCCGGAGTGGTTACAATCGCCTATTTCTGAAAGCGCTACTGCCGCCCCTGACACTCAGCCAGAGTCTGCTGAAGATAAATTAGAACCGTTTGACCTTGCTCATTTTGTGGAGACAGAACCAGAAGTTGACGAGTCATCTCATACAGTTGTGGATGCGTCAAGTACTTCTAGTTCTGAAATTCCGGAATGGCTAGGTGAATTTGAACATCCGCAAGGTCAGGCAGGTGAGGAAGAACCACCTGAGTGGCTCAAATCTATGATGCAAGGTACTGCTCCATCTCGTAAAGCGGAAGAAGCGCCTAAAACCTATTCGCAGGTAGGCTCTTACGCTTTGGATGAGCAGCTTGAAAATATACCGGAATGGCTCAAGGATAAAACTGAAGCTCCTGTTGCAAATACCGCTGCGGCGACTCCGGTTGCGCAAGAGTCCCAGATAGGCGCATTATTGCGTGAAATCGCGCTGCTGGGCGATGATGAACAATTGCCCGTGACAACTCCGGAATGGCTCAATACCGAAAAGAAACCTGAGCCTGAACCTGAGCCTGAAATACCCATGCCGCTCTCTGAAATACCGGATTGGTTAAAAGATGATACGGCAAATCTTAAGGGTATCGCTCAAGTGGCGGACGTTGGTACTCTCCAGCCAAATTTGCAAATGCCACAGGTGGAGGTTGCTACTCCTTTTGAAATAGAAGGTCAGAACTTCCTCGGTGACCTAGATGTACCATCATGGTTGGTACAACAATCCCAACCTGCTGTTGTTGCGCCTGCTCAACCCCTGACTCAGCCCACCCCGGCAGAATTTGTGCCTGGGCAATTACCCGCTTGGTTGCGCACTGTTGGTCCGACTGTAACTGAAGAACCAGATCAACTTACCGATTCGGTTAAACTTGTCGGTAGCCTTCCTTTAGTGACTATACCGATAACGTTGGCTGGTGCAGAGGTGCTTAATACTTTGCTATCCTCCCCACATAAAATAGCAGTTGAGGATAAAAAAGAGCAGAAAAAACCGCTCATCAGCCAAGCTATCTTGATAAGATACGCAGGTTTTATGGTGCTGTTACTGGCGGCGTTGCTTGGTATTCTGTTAACACCGCTAAAAGATGCCTCTATTAATATTCAGCCTTCTACCCTCAATTTCTTTACTGCGGTTGAAAGTCTGCAACCAAATCAGAAGGTGTTGCTGGCTTATGATTGGGATGCTGAAGTAAACGGCGAAATGCGAAGCCTATCTCAGAGTGTGACCCAGCATGTTATGGCGAAACGTTCGCGCATTGTGACGGTTAGTTTGAACCCACAAGGACCTGCCCTTGCCAGCCAAATTCTGAACGAACTTGCTACTCGCCCTGAATATGGTAATAGCGCCACTCGTCTTTACGAATATGGAATCGGCTATTTGAATCTAGGCTACCGTTCCGGCAATGAAGCCGCTTTGCGCAGCCTTTTCTCAAATATCGGCGCTTTGCCCGATTACAAGAAAGGCGCACAGGCATCCAGTTACCCGGTGATGCAAGGGATTAACGGTTTACAAGATTTTGACATGATAATTGTGCTGGCTGGGAATGACGGCAGTGTACGTTCATGGGTCGAGCAATTAAGTATTCAGCCAAATGCCCGACTGTTATTGGTAACTCCCTCGGCAGTCGAACCTTTCGCGCAGCCTTATGTGTTTGGTCCTCCTGCTGCGGACACGCAAACCATCGGCAAGTTTACCAGACCACAAGCTTTGCTAACGGGATTGAACGGTGCGGCGCAATATCAGCAGTTACTGCTTGACCGTAATATTTCTTCAGATCGGAATCTGAATTTGCTCCAACGCCTAAATGCGCAAACTTTTGCAGCGTTGGGGTTGGTCTTGATAATTATTGTAGTGAACGTGGTTTACTTATCGACTGAGTTAAGGAAACGACGGGGGTCTGCCTGA
- a CDS encoding glutamate mutase L → MFSSRQMLAGQIESALVADCGSNVTRVVLIEIVDTAYRFIARGEAPSTAEAPFMDVTVGIMNAIASIEASTGRKLISNGRILIPQEDDRTGVDAFLASSSAAESLRLVAAGLVKNESAEAAARGSHSTYTTVLDTISLDDYGDDFDPETDFTTVEIDFDNPEAEFNPFKGSTARPPIFGSAQEDLVSKRTKKKQKGISLAGDRTLRHWRERQIAKLRRLSPNFIVMSGGVDSASYQPLLDLLDVLLEANRQEAVLAMATGVSHKAPTLIFAGNSKAHDALLEKMAGQLECFLVDNIRPVHERENLEPLQNQLSLLYQERLLPGLPGYQKLAQLSSGQINTTCRAVGLMTRYLAHQIEGNKVLTADIGGNNTSLFYATAEEFNSMVQGDFGLSYGLSNVLAQTGVARIIRWIPFKITEDEVIHYALNKTLRPKSIPADERERYIEAAFAREALRCNYIMLSKQSSKGLDYNRVIGAGGPLVNVNPWHAVLMLLDAFEPAGSAGTGLLDIELDTTMLMSTAGTLATYNANAAAYLFQYDCLNRLGSVVVPLGHASPGSLAVTISLHTRSGRTRELKVKYGDIEIIPFYSDEEATLEIVPSPGFRIGSAAAGVPVRSQEFISGGSVGLIIDARGRPLHFSSNSDERQEAVARWYSAYRNALQRAEQDTQGGYSLKALTTRKAQPSQPVTEPKAPSEKEPVKAAPAPKPLAKTKPQKTFTPAKKKTEEPPALSELTPEELLRRELTGKGKKKR, encoded by the coding sequence GTGTTTTCCAGTCGTCAAATGCTGGCGGGGCAAATTGAGTCGGCGTTGGTAGCGGATTGCGGCAGCAATGTAACCCGCGTGGTTTTGATAGAAATCGTCGATACTGCCTATCGCTTTATAGCTCGCGGCGAAGCGCCTAGCACTGCCGAAGCCCCATTTATGGATGTAACTGTCGGAATCATGAACGCCATCGCTTCGATTGAAGCCAGCACCGGTCGAAAACTTATTTCTAACGGGCGTATTCTGATACCACAAGAAGATGACCGTACTGGCGTAGATGCTTTCTTGGCAAGTAGTAGCGCTGCCGAATCTTTGCGGTTAGTTGCCGCTGGTTTGGTAAAAAATGAATCGGCTGAGGCTGCGGCACGTGGTAGCCATTCCACTTATACCACCGTGTTGGATACTATCAGTCTTGATGATTACGGTGATGACTTTGACCCTGAAACCGATTTTACTACCGTCGAGATTGATTTTGATAATCCTGAAGCCGAATTTAATCCTTTTAAGGGTTCCACTGCCAGACCGCCTATTTTTGGTAGCGCGCAGGAAGATTTAGTCAGCAAACGTACAAAAAAGAAACAAAAAGGCATAAGCCTAGCCGGTGACCGCACGTTGCGACATTGGCGTGAGCGGCAAATCGCCAAATTGCGGAGATTAAGCCCCAACTTTATCGTAATGAGCGGTGGCGTGGATAGCGCTTCTTACCAACCTTTATTGGATTTGCTCGATGTGTTGCTTGAAGCTAATCGCCAAGAAGCAGTACTGGCAATGGCAACTGGCGTATCTCATAAAGCGCCTACCCTTATATTTGCTGGTAATTCAAAAGCGCATGATGCTCTGCTGGAGAAAATGGCAGGGCAGTTGGAGTGTTTCCTCGTAGATAATATCAGACCCGTCCATGAGCGGGAGAATCTTGAACCTCTTCAGAACCAACTTTCCTTACTATATCAGGAAAGGCTCTTGCCGGGCTTGCCGGGCTATCAGAAACTTGCCCAATTATCGAGTGGGCAGATAAATACAACCTGTCGTGCAGTTGGTTTGATGACTCGCTATTTGGCGCATCAGATTGAGGGAAATAAGGTTCTGACCGCCGATATTGGCGGGAACAACACTTCTCTGTTTTATGCCACCGCCGAAGAATTTAACTCGATGGTGCAGGGCGATTTTGGCTTAAGCTATGGGCTGAGTAATGTACTAGCCCAAACAGGGGTAGCAAGGATAATACGCTGGATTCCTTTTAAAATTACTGAAGATGAGGTAATCCATTACGCCTTGAACAAAACCCTGCGCCCAAAATCTATTCCCGCCGATGAACGTGAGCGTTATATCGAAGCCGCGTTTGCGCGTGAGGCTTTGCGCTGTAACTATATAATGCTATCCAAACAGAGTTCCAAAGGGCTGGATTATAACCGGGTTATCGGGGCGGGTGGTCCTTTGGTAAATGTTAACCCTTGGCATGCAGTATTGATGTTGTTGGATGCTTTTGAGCCTGCCGGAAGTGCAGGAACGGGCTTACTTGATATAGAGCTTGATACCACAATGCTCATGTCAACTGCCGGTACGCTGGCAACTTATAACGCCAATGCAGCGGCTTACCTATTCCAATATGATTGCCTTAACCGACTCGGTTCGGTAGTTGTACCGTTGGGGCATGCCTCACCGGGTAGCCTTGCCGTAACTATAAGTTTGCATACTCGTTCTGGGCGTACTCGCGAATTGAAAGTGAAATACGGCGATATAGAAATTATTCCTTTTTATTCCGATGAAGAAGCAACCCTTGAGATTGTACCTTCACCTGGTTTCAGAATCGGTAGCGCCGCTGCAGGCGTACCGGTACGTAGCCAAGAATTTATTAGTGGCGGTTCGGTGGGGTTGATTATTGATGCGCGTGGTCGCCCTTTACACTTTTCTTCTAACTCAGATGAGCGGCAAGAAGCAGTTGCACGCTGGTATAGCGCTTATCGCAATGCTCTCCAAAGAGCCGAGCAGGATACTCAGGGGGGTTATTCGTTGAAGGCTTTGACCACTCGCAAAGCTCAACCTTCTCAACCCGTGACTGAACCAAAAGCGCCGTCTGAAAAAGAGCCAGTGAAAGCCGCGCCTGCTCCAAAGCCGCTGGCGAAGACAAAACCGCAAAAAACTTTCACGCCAGCCAAGAAGAAAACTGAAGAACCGCCAGCCCTTTCAGAGCTAACTCCTGAAGAGCTATTGCGAAGAGAATTGACCGGAAAAGGCAAGAAGAAAAGATAG